CAGCAAAAGAGTCTAATCTTACGTTTTTACTCTTATCACATTAAAAAGAAAGAACTAAAAGCAGATTGTTGACCTTGGATAGTCGCTTTGTATCACTTGTGGAGGCATCATTTTTCGAACTTTGTAGTACTCCAGACATACAGGAGCAAGTTTCTTTAGTCCTTTGCAACgcaaacttatttgaaatAACCATCTGGGATTACTGAAATAATCGATCATATCGTAATCTGTGGATCACTGTAGACGACTAGCATTCCTTTTCTTCCAACTAGTAGGTTGGCTAAAGGAGCCTAAGGAAATTATGAAAATGCATTGAACAGAAATCAGTATGCCGAAAGAgttattcaataaattaatgaGCATATTATTCATAATTCTATTTATgaacttcattttctttctccaGATTCTTTAAAGATAATACCTGAACTTTCTGCTGTGCAAGCAACAATATTAAGTTCTCAGCTGAAAGAAATTTTGACGAATGTCAATTCCCACGATTCATTTCAAGGGATGTATAAGCCAATCAAGCTTGTGTATCGCCCAAGTGAGCCTTTCTTCATCATTAGACAGGTAATAAGGTACTGATAGACAAAATGGTAGAGCAGAATAAAAATGCTTGTCACTTGAAAGATGAACACACATGCAGTAGCAATGATATGTGAGGTTCTTATGCCATATGTATTTGTAATCCACATGTTCATAATTGCTTCATGTGAGCTGGTGTAAGTCCTAATGAATTATTGTACCGAGTCAGAGGCTTAGCTAGACACATTTAATTCCTTATATCGATCAAAAGGGTCTTTCTAGCATATTGAGAAATTTCCAGAAAATGAGAAATGCAGTCAGAAACATGAGATAATTAAATGTCTATACCTGATTTAAATCTATGCATTTCTAAGACGGCTACATTGATACATTTATTTAGCATGGCCAAAAACCACCCTACCTGATCATAAATATGCAGTAAACGAATTTTAGTTAGATTTTCAGCAACTATATATGCATGAGCTTCTCTGATCAGTTatttattttcggttttgcAGCCACAGAAAATCATAGCAGTATTCCCAATACAATTTAAAGACAAGCCAGATGTTATAATAGCAACAACCTTCTTTCAGGTCTCTGGTTTAGATAGTGAACTACAGATTTTTCTATCAAGACTACTGATTAGATGACAGCTCTATAGCTAATCCTTgaaataatgttttttttttctttttcatcgaTTTTCTGTTTTCATCACCTTCTGGGGAATGACAGGAGCTGATGGATGTTGGAAGCTCTGAAAAATGGGCCAAAGCACCTCATTGTTGCTGGTCACCAATTCCACCTCCAGAGTTAAGAGGGGAACTTTTTGAAGATTTGAGCACTACAGGAGGATTTGTGTCTTTTGGTATATGCATATTCCCCAATATTTTTAATGCAAAAACCACATAAGTAATTAAATGATAGTCTACACATATACGAACAGAAAGTGCTTTAGAACTTCCCTACTGATTATCCGGCAATAAGTTACAATGGAAGAGCAATCACCTTTTTTTAATCCCATAACTTGCTGGTTTGAATTATTACACCAGCTACAGTAATCTCTTTAGACTTTTAGTTATGACTTGTTTTCCACATACAAGATAAAGATTGAGTAGACTCACCTAAGCCATTTGGTATTAACTGATTTACAGAGATTTACCCGCGGCATGTCAAAGGTAAAAAACTCCACAGTATGGCACAGTATGGAGCTTATTGAATTTCTATGCCTATGTTAAATTCCATGTAAAGGTAACATTCTATCTTATTCtgtgtgtgtttttctttGCCGTGAATATTATCCGCTATATATTTTAGATAGGTAATTAGATTTATTACACCTTTAGCTGACTAGATTATCTAAACAGAGTGCCAGAAGTTTTATCCAGAGAAGGATGAGAAAGCGTTTGGAGGGATTTGTTGAGGTACTGAACAGATATACATGTTTAGATACTAAAGCAACTCAAGACTTACTGTGTGCAGTATagtttctctttccttgtgtcATATTTAAGACATTTTTGATCACTTACCCTAATAGAAAAGAACATTAACCTGCGTTCTACACACTTGCAGCTCCTTCATAAGCCCAACATAAAAGTAGAAGATGAGGAAAAGAAGCGAAGCGGCAAGGTTCGAGGTATATTGAGCTTATATCCTTAAAAATCACAATTAGTAGGACTATAATAGAGCTATCAAGGAAAGAGATGACcagtaaaaaaattatcatatgGTGGCTAGCTGATGAGTGATGACTTCAGCTTCTAATAGACAACCTAGATAAACTCATCAACTAAATCTTTGATTATATAAATTGCTTATGTTGCAGAACTAGGATGCACTAGTACTTAACATCATTGCAAGTTTAAGATCTGATTATAACTCATCGTTGATACACTAAAGCAAATGCAGGATTCAAGTGTACGATAAGGATAGCCAATCTACCAAAACTTACTGGCCTTAAACAAAGATGTAATAAATTCAGCAGGACCATCAAGAGAATCCGATCCCGGATTAGAATCCATGGATTCAGTCGATTTCGTCACCGATGGTTGAAAATCCCAAAGTTCACATCTTCAATGGGATACACCAGACTACAGTAACTTCACTTTTATCATCCTTATGGTAAAGAAGCATTTCAACTACtgctacttatatatatagaatgaaTAAAAATTCAgccatattaatatatatattttaacgaccctaaaatttcgagcctaaaaactcaaaatttcaaagtcgttagaacaccaaaaacaatctcaagaagttgaaatcatttaacatgcacagcggatcatctctgagttccaaatacaactcagtcaaaccgattattacaaaccaaatttataattcgacattacaatatgatggaaaatgtaataatcctcacaactctcacaaagctcacaaataaattcactcaaattctcacacaaatccacgccagAATCTCACCACGaacaggatacgaacgacttcaaatctccggagtcgtcactcaatctccgctaatcaatacctgcggaattatcccctacaccatttgaattggtgcaccgggattgtaaacacaaacccggtaagcttatagctcgtatgagtaaaatgacaatacagttcgcatatcaatatatacgaaaaatcacaatcaacaatataaatgccctcatgagtcaatggacggcccatctggttgtcccaaagaaatatgaaataaaacgctcatgagaaattaagtaacccttctggttacctaaatgcatttataatacgggtaccaagaacgctggtacacatctgttacccctctcgtaatacaccgctgatattggatagccacccgctacccaacatccaaaacaatctgagtacccatgagcagataaccacccgttacctcacatgcagtactacgctgatattgggtaaccacccgctactcaacatccaaaacaatctgagtactcatgagtagataaccacccgttacctcacatgaagtactatggctgacagactagagctctaactgtatcgtaactttcgcccggccaaggctaggttccgacttgccaaccatgtacaataatctcacatcatattgtactaaatcacgtccaaagacaaattaactttttaacaaactcaatgttaaaatcacgtacaataatcacacatcatattgtacgtttcaaaattatgctcgatataatcgcaataaaactcataacagtatattatatagaaaactatatatattcgtacttatttaccattcatagaatatatatatgtattctttttagtgcccacatgcttaaatacctttggggtgatgctgtcattacttccacCCACCTTATTAATtgtcttccctctcgtgtccttcaagggaaagttccctatgaggtgcttgcatctcatgtctcattactcttttttcataatcttcctgcccgtgttttcggttgtgttgcttttgttcatcttccaccacatcagcgttctaagttggatgctcgGGCAGTTAAATATGTGTTTGTTGGTaaggaggacatcagaaagggtaccggtgctatcatccccctactcggaagtactatgtcactatggatgttaccttttttgagtacatgagttattttccctcttctgatactgctcttcaggggaagaattcatattttgaagagctgtatcatggagagggggagacaagtgagtcAGTTGATATGGTAATaggttccgttgagattaccaatctGTCAGCCACACAAGCACCACCTgaggtcgtcactcaagagattcaggcaccagaagctgacaacacaactgcccctcatgacTCCTGTACAActatttatacccctgaccaatgctctcctggtatagaagatcactcacatgaggttagtcattctattagagctaatagtagacaatatgttttgccaaataggtctactcggggtcaaccaacaaaaagataTGAAACTACcattcagactaaagccaagtatccggtagcgaattttatatctaccaaaagattatctaagtcatatgagtcatttgtgaatcaaatatctactgtatcagtacctaacaaactgcatgatgcattgggagatccaaaatgatagaaagcaatggaggaagagatggaagcattacaaaagaacaatacttgggagcttgtacctccaccatatggcaagaagactgtaggatgtcgttgggtgtttacagtgaagcataatccagatgggtcagtaagccggtataaagcacgcttagtagcgaaggggttcacccagacatatggcatagactatgatgagacatttgcacttgttgcaaagataaacactatccgggtattgatttctgtcgctgctaacttgaactggccacttaggcagtttgatgttaagaatgcattccttcatggagaactaacagaggaagtatacatggatcttccgcctagatatgtggccgcttctccaagtaactccatatggagattgagaaagtctttgtatggtcttaaacagtcacctcgtgcttggtttggaagattctcacaattcatgaggaagattggctacaaacaaagtaattcagaccacacgttatttctcaaacatcaacaagggaatgtaacatccctaattatatatgttgatgatatggtagttactgggaatgatactgttgaggtggatagattacagaaacagcttgccacagagtttgagatgaaggacctaggtgcactcaagtacttcttaagcATTGAAGTAGCCTGGggtagtgatggtatctatctgtgtcagaggaagtacatccttgatctactaataGAGACAAGTATGTTGGACTACACTctcattgatactcctattgagcagaaccatcggttagcagagtatccagatcaagtccctactgaaaaacctcgttatcagaggctagttggacgtctgatttatctatcacataccagaccagatgttgcgtatacAGTAAGTatagtaagtcagttcatgcataatcccagcgaTGACcatatggatgctgttgtaaggatcttgaggcacttgaagtcagctctgggaagaggagtaatgttctctaatcacaataatatccttgaaatttgtggcttcacagatgcagactgggctggaaatattacagatcggagatccacatcagggtactttacctttgttgggggtaatcttgttacatggaagagtaagcaataaaatgtggtagctcgatctagtgctgaagctgaatacagaggtatgtctcaaggagtgtgcgaattgttatggcttagaaatttgctacaagatttgggtattaagcctaaatgtgctatgcagctgtactgtgacaacaaggcagctattgatatttcacataatcctgtgcaacatgatcgtacgaaacatgtggaggttgattgtcactttataaaagaaaaactagacgcgaagatcattagttttccttttatttctacagaagagcaactcgccgatatgctcacaaaatgagtgtctaaaaaggcATTTTacgattcacttagcaagttggacaTGATttatatgtatgcaccaattTGAGGTAGAGTGTCGGCGTGAATTCTCCGTAAAGTGATTAGTGTGAATTAGTCTATATATACCATTGTAATCTGTATatgaaatcaattattttaagagcaataatcaatatcttaCCACTGATTGGTCTCGGCTCCGGGGCTCCCAACTGAACTATTAAGGTTCCTCACGATCGACAAAGCTTGTCTCGGCAGACACTATTCGATTTAGAGTCGTTTGCGATTCTTGGGATCGAGCAGTCAAAGCTCGTATCTCTTCCCCATCCTATAAACTCATGGATCAAAGTCAACAAACCCCGTTGCTCATGATACCTAGCCATGAAAAGAACGATATCCATAGTCGCCGCTTCTTCAGCCTTGCAGAGAACAaaaccttcactctgaaaaACGTGTTCCGAGATTTTCCGGATGCTTGGTGTGTGGGTTCATCACATGGATGGCTGGTGCGTATGGTTGACACAGGAAACATGAATCTCTTTAATCCGTTTCCTGAACATAGGATTGAACTCCCATCGTTTTGGACTATTCCTCACTCTGTCAGATGTAGATCTAACCCTAAATTCTCCAACATTGAGAGGCCGGCGGAGGGTGCCAACGTTAAAACCTTTGGCCTGAAGACCATTATGGTGGGGAATGCTGTCACTTCTTGTAACCCGTCTTGCAACAGGGACTTAATTTGTTGTTGTGATGACACATGGTTTGGGAGGAAAACTTGTATTTTGTAAGGTAGGGGACGACAGGTGTTCATGGACTGACCTAGGTGACGAGTCTGATCACTATATCTAGTGATATTATGTTCCACAATGGCCAATTATATACATTAACATCCGGCGGTTCAGTTGGATCGGAGTTTGGGACTTGATGAAATCTTCTCGCTCGAAAGTTCGTGATCTTCACCCTAAATTTGCAGACCAGTCGCAGATATATAAAGTCATTCcttttccaaatatgatgaaCATCATTATTTGGTGGAGTCCTAGGGAGACCTTTTATTTGTTTGGCAATTTATAGTGAAGACTACTGAAGGAAAAGATGTTCCATACAAAACCGAGCACTTTCAATTCATATCTTTAGGCTGAGTTCCACCGGCAAAGAGTGGGAGAGGGTGGAATATTTGCATGATCGGGCTTTGTTTCTGGGCGGCAATCATTCAATTTCGGTATCCTCCCAAGTGTTTCCTGAATGTCAAGAAAACTAGATTTACTTTACAGATGATAATTCTTAAGAGATGACTTTGAAGCACATGAATGGGATAAGGACTGGAATTTCTTGATTATATTGCTTGATTGTTATTCATACACATATCACCTACATATATACTAGTCTACCCATAAAACATTCCGGGATTCACTCCGTGAATCACGGGCCGTGTTTTACGCTGACACTCCTTCTCAAGTttgtgcatacatatcaaccatgcccaacttgctaagtgaatcataaaaaacccttttagacactcattttgtgagcatatcggcaagttgctcttctgtagaaacaaaaggaaaactaatgatcttcgcatctagcttctcttttataaaatgacgatcaacctccacatgttttgtacgatcatgttgcacaggattatgtgaaatatcaatagcttcctagttgtcacagtacagctgcatagcacatttaagcttaatacccaaatcttgtagcaaatttctaagccataacaattcgcaaactccctgagccatacttCTGTATTcggcttcagcactagatcgagctaccacattttctttcttactcctccacgtaacaagattacctccaacaaaggtaaagtaccctgatgtggatctccgatctgtaatattttcagcccagtctgcatctatgaagccacaaatctcaaggatattgttgtgattagaaaacattactcctctccctggagctaacttcaagtacctcaaaatcctcacaacagcatccatgtgatccacactCGGGTTATGCATAAACTGAcacactacacttactgcatacgcaacatctggcctggtatgtgataaataaatcaggcgtccaactagcctctgataacgagttttgtcagtgggcacttgatctgggtactctgctaaccgatggttatgctcaataggagtatcaattggagtgcaatctaacatacttgtctccgttagtagatcaatgatGTACTTTTTCTGACAcaaatagataccatcacttccccaggctacctcaatgcccaagaagtacttgagtgtacctagatcCTTCATTTCAAACTCTGTGATTAGctgcttttgtaatctgtccaccacaatagtatcattaccagtaactaccatatcgtcaacatatatgattagggccgttaccttcccttgttggtgtttgagaaataatgtgtggtctgaattactctgcatatagccaattttcctcatgaattgtgagaatcttccaaaccaagcatgaggtgactgtttaagaccatacaaagattttctcaatctgcatacagagttacttggagaaacggccacatatccaggcggaagatccatgtatacttcctctgttagttctccatgaaagaatgcattcttgacatcaaacAGCCTAAGTGgtcagttcaagttagcagcgacagaaagcaatacccggatagtgtttatctttgcaacaggtgcaaatgtctcatcatagtctatgccatatgtctgggtgaaccccttcgctactaggcgtgcttcatactggcttactgacccatctggattatgcttcactgtaaacacccaacgacatcctacagtcttcttgccatatggtggaggtacaagctcccaagtattgttcttttgtaatgctttcatctcttcctccattgtttttctccattttgaatctcccaatgcatcctgcactttgttaggtactgatacagtggatatttgattcacaaataattcatatgacttagataatcttttgatagatataaaatttgccaccggatacttggctttagtctgaagggtaggttcatatattttttttggttgacctcgagtagacctatttggcaaaacatattgtctaatattagccctaatagaatgactaaccttagatgagtgatcttctgtaccaggagagcattggtcaggggtataaacagctgttcgggagacatgagggccagttgtgttgtcagcttctggtgcctgaatctcttgagtgacgacctccggtggtgcctgtgtggctgaTACCTTagtaatctcaacggaacctgttaccatatcgactagctcacttgtctcccctttccatgatacaactcttcaaaatatgaattctccccctaaAGAGCAATATcagaagagggaaaataactcatgtcttcaaaaaaggtaacatccatagtgacatagtacttccgagtagggAGATGATAGCACATGTActctttctgatgtcctccctacccaacaaacacacatttaactgcccgtacatccaacttagaacgctgataTTGtgaaagatgaacaaaagcaacacaaccgaaaacacgggcaggaagattatgaaaagaggataatgagacatgagatgcaagcacctcatagggaactttcccctgaaggacacgagatggaagacgattaataaggtgTGCATAAGTAATGATAGCATCACCCTAAAgttatttaggcatgtgggcactaaaaagaatacaccgagccatatcaagtaaatgacgattttttctttcagaaaccccattttgctcaggtgtgtaaggacatgttgtttgatgaacaatctcgtgtgtgttaaagaactcttgAAAGATATGATTAAtatattcccccccccattatcagaacgaagaactcgaatggtgacattatattgtgtttgaacAAAGGTATGGAAGACACGAAAAGCtgaaaaaacctcatctttatttttaagaagaacaatccatgaaagacgtgtgcaatcatcaataaatgacacaaaatatcgcattcctaacacagtagactctttagagggtccccaaacatcagaatgaattaattcaaaaggaagaaaacttttagtagaagtactaggggaataagtagatcgatgactcttgcccaaaacacatgtctcacaacataaacaagactcgtccacattaataaataaagtaggcatttattttttcataacactaaaagatggatgccctaagcgacgatgccataaccaaacttcacttagcttgttagaagtggagagtaaagcggtccgagactgtccccctggtttttcccctgcgtatgtcagatccagatgaaacaaccggcccctcagatacccccgaccaattgcccgtccggtgagaagattcTGAAATagcacatacataggaaaaaaggtcacagagcactgagcgtcagcgttcaattggggaacagatatcaaatgatgagataaagcaggtacatagagtacattgtgaagctctatggtgtgagtaatacgaacggacCCTGTCCCTAATACgggaaatgcctcaccattagcattagtaacatatggtacgggtggaggggacaatacggtaaaataagatttgtcataagtcatatgatcagatgcaccataatcaataatccatgtatcaaaactaacatagtgagaaatattgaaagccataccaatttgaccacggcCAACGATGGAGGTTGTAGGTGCTCCTCCAGTAGTATGATCgtgcccaaccacaccatagatatcgggtTCCAGAACTAATTGAAGACCTGCTTTTACCtggggacgataattaggcctcttaggcctaaggtgtggatataatttccaacaggtcgcacgagcatggttagtatcatggcaataagagcaaggaggacgGGGTTGATttccgaagcctggtggtggtccttgtcaGTGAATGGGAGTGGAAGTTGCTTGTGGAAGGGGTGGTACCGAAGATCGAGCATGAACAGTGAGATTGGAAATGACAGCCGGTGCCTGAAGAATATTCTCCtgttgagactcatcctttcggatataggtgaaagcggtgagtaggctaggtggttcggtcatGCGGAGCAATTCACCTTTCGCACTGGTATGTTTTACATCAAGACCTTtgaggaaatggtgaactcgttcaagctccttctttttttggtaccaaataatatccacttgatttttgatcatgcaaggacgtttcacattaATCTCAGCCCAtatattctttagtttggtgaaatagtacACCACCGGTTGTCCATCCTGGTGTATTTCCAATGCTGTGCACATTATCTCATGAACctatatgaaatcagagtcattagtatataagctggctagtgtctcccatattgcctgtgcagtggcacatgcctccactagatcaactatctcatcattcatagctttccacaagacggacatgacaagaccatcatcgtcgtcccatttattgtaagcaacaatatcctcaggactaggagccttagtgaccCCAATGACATGtctcatcttgtgcatgcctcgaagatgagcagtcataagtcgtttccatttacggaaattggttccgttgagtttgacgcccccaaatgaaccactgtcagaacctttgacagatacttcgaagGTCGGAACATCAGGGAGCTAAGAACCCTCTGCTTCGTGTCCAGAACCAATTGAAaaggaaacaatgtaaaaaatCAGTGTTTAGACAGcaaaaaacacaagaaaaacaaTCTGTCgccggtgcacttgcactgtcgGTGAGTATACACTGACTGAAGCTAGCcagaccgggtcgggttgagttgaccgggtcgggtcgagttGAAATTGGGCTGGGCCGGGTACGCCGAATCTGGGCCGGGCCGAATatgggctgggccgggtcgCGCTAAATCTGGATCTGAGTGAAATAAAAGGAACGGCTGCGGATCGATGAGCGGAGAACATCAGCGGCGTCGGAGGAACAGCAGTGACGTCGGGTCGACTGCGAAGCGGGTGGCGACTGCGGAGGGCAGCGATGATGGAGCGCCGGTGTGAGCAGTGATGACGGAGCAGCGGAGTGAGCAGCGGTGACGGAGCGCGGAGGGCAGCGACTGCAGGTCAATGAGCGAGGAGCAGCGGAAGGTGGACGGCGACGTCAAGAGGCGCCAGAGGGCAGCGGTGAGCACGAGAGGACGACCGGCCGGgaaaaacagaagaagaagaaaaaagggaaaaaatgCATAGCCTtcttgctctgataccaactggaATTTCTTGATTATATTACTTGATTGTTATTCATACACATATCACCTACATATATACTAGTCTACCCACAAAACATTCTGGGATTCACTCCGTGAATCACGTGCCGTGTTTTAGGCCGACATAAGTCAAGTGGTCATGAAACTCATGATCATGGAGTGTACAATTTATATGATAAGATTGTCAAGCCAATACCACGTCACCAATTTGTTGATGAGTGGGTTATTCCCAATCCTTGGCCACTTCTCTTCTGGGTTATTCCCAATCCTTGGCCTTCCACAGTGAGCAGAACAGCATTATCCTCCTCGCTATCAGGATCACAAGCTTGAAAAGACTCTTGGAGAACTGAGATCATCTACAAGTAATTTCATTTTcggtttttatatatatttgcataCAGTACTATTTGGTTTACTATACATCTGCATATTTGGGCAAATAATAATACTAGCAACTTTCTCCAACTGAATTTTTCTTCAGTTGATTCTATCTATTTAGCCATGATATCTCTGAAACATCATCTGTGCAAAACTCAATTAAATTGGACATCAGCCATCaaactaaactaatatattttatattttgccAACTAAACTAATAAGGTTAATATGATGTACTTTTTTTAATTGTCCTCTATTTGATTTGTTGCGGGTACAAAATCCGGGGTTCTTGTTCACACAGCTTGTTTCCCAGCTCTGTGGTCCGTACAACCTGCACAAAAATCGGGGTTAAGATCACGGGCCAGCGGTGCGCCGACCTATAACTCTCTGAAGCTTAAGTTAAATTCTGGGGCGGAACTCAAATTTGTAGGTTAAGGACTTAGGAATACGTTACCATTTTAAAGAGATTTCTGACTGCTTTTATAGTCGTATCGGGGGAAGTGTTGCTTCTTTTCTCCCAATGTGGGAGAATGTGCCCGTACTATGTACTTTCACTGTTCTGGCGAGCTAGTTTGGTAGTGGCAACAACGACGCCTGAGCCAGAGGTAGAGCGGTTCAACTTGCCGACTCAGTGCCCTGCCTTACCAGGTC
This is a stretch of genomic DNA from Argentina anserina chromosome 4, drPotAnse1.1, whole genome shotgun sequence. It encodes these proteins:
- the LOC126791232 gene encoding LOW QUALITY PROTEIN: actin-related protein 2/3 complex subunit 2B (The sequence of the model RefSeq protein was modified relative to this genomic sequence to represent the inferred CDS: deleted 4 bases in 2 codons), which translates into the protein MAYLERASPALKEILLKLYRSADKSTEIDHHLYEFGSVEYHIQSSTSDEYNTYLSISTPLLSQEVLLPYGISLHTKQMVTAICPDVIEIMERQPAKEGYQLTLKLDFSILPNGKDSLKIIPELSAVQATILSSQLKEILTNVNSHDSFQGMYKPIKLVYRPSEPFFIIRQPQKIIAVFPIQFKDKPDVIIATTFFQELMDVGSSEKWAKAPHCCWSPIPPPELRGELFEDLSTTGGFVSFEIYPRHVKGKKLHSGTVWSLLNFYAYVKFHVKSARSFIQRRMRKRLEGFVELLHKPNIKVEDEEKKRSGKVRGFKCTIRIANLPKLTGLKQRCNKFSRTIKRIRSRIRIHGFSRFRHRWLKIPKFTSSMGYTRLQ